Proteins found in one Salinimonas lutimaris genomic segment:
- the orn gene encoding oligoribonuclease: MSKNDLNLVWIDMEMTGLDPESCKVLEIATIVTDPQLNVLAEGPVIAVHQPDSILDGMDEWCTRVHGESGLTARCRQSTIDEAEAARQTMAFLADYVDAGKSPLCGNTIGQDRRFMVKYMPELEAYFHYRSIDVSTIKELTRRWKPAILSGFEKKGVHLALDDIRESIEELKFYRDKVFSI; the protein is encoded by the coding sequence ATGAGTAAAAATGATTTGAATCTGGTATGGATCGACATGGAGATGACCGGACTGGATCCGGAATCCTGTAAAGTACTGGAAATTGCCACTATTGTGACAGACCCACAGCTTAATGTATTAGCCGAAGGCCCCGTCATTGCGGTGCATCAACCAGATAGTATTTTAGATGGTATGGATGAATGGTGTACCCGGGTGCATGGTGAGAGCGGATTAACCGCCCGTTGCCGCCAAAGCACCATTGACGAAGCCGAAGCGGCCCGACAGACCATGGCGTTTCTGGCCGACTATGTTGATGCTGGCAAATCGCCACTGTGCGGTAATACCATCGGTCAGGATCGCCGCTTTATGGTGAAATACATGCCAGAGCTGGAAGCTTATTTTCATTATCGCAGTATTGATGTCAGTACGATTAAAGAGTTGACCCGCCGCTGGAAACCGGCAATTCTTAGTGGATTTGAAAAGAAAGGCGTACACCTGGCACTGGATGATATCCGCGAATCTATTGAAGAATTGAAGTTTTACCGGGATAAAGTGTTCAGTATTTAA
- the rsgA gene encoding small ribosomal subunit biogenesis GTPase RsgA, with product MAKKPKLTQRQKRQVAANRKRRLEQKQTTAVPSQDLQNLVAGRVIGRFGKHADVENNAGEVSRCHIRRTVGSVVCGDNVLFHPGDDNDDGVSGVIEIVQDRHSVLTRPDFYDGIKPIAANIDQIIIVSAVLPALSTNIIDRYLIACEDIGIKPVIVLNKIELLDDEARASTLAELTVYESLGYQVHVTSCKTQEGLDALNQLLDDKVSIFVGQSGVGKSSIINRVLPDAEELVGEVSDNSGLGQHTTTAAKLLHLPAGGDLIDSPGVREFGLWHLPVERVTWGFVEFRDYLGGCKFRDCKHLNDPGCIITKAVENGDISAARFASYHKILTSMEENKPSHIGQP from the coding sequence GTGGCGAAAAAACCCAAACTTACCCAACGTCAGAAGCGCCAGGTTGCGGCAAATCGCAAACGCCGCCTGGAACAAAAACAAACCACAGCTGTACCCTCCCAGGACCTGCAAAACCTGGTTGCCGGGCGGGTAATTGGCCGGTTTGGTAAGCATGCTGATGTCGAAAATAATGCCGGTGAAGTATCCCGTTGCCATATCCGCCGCACTGTTGGTTCGGTGGTATGTGGTGATAATGTGCTGTTTCATCCCGGTGATGACAATGACGACGGCGTTAGTGGCGTCATTGAAATTGTTCAGGACCGGCACTCTGTGCTTACCCGCCCGGATTTCTATGATGGTATTAAACCGATTGCTGCCAATATTGATCAGATCATCATTGTCAGCGCGGTGCTACCGGCGCTATCCACCAACATCATTGACCGTTACCTCATTGCCTGTGAAGACATTGGCATTAAGCCGGTCATTGTGCTCAATAAAATTGAATTGCTGGATGATGAAGCCCGCGCCAGCACCCTTGCCGAGCTCACCGTGTATGAGTCTTTGGGCTATCAGGTACATGTGACCAGCTGTAAAACACAGGAAGGGCTGGATGCACTGAATCAGTTGCTCGATGATAAGGTCAGTATCTTTGTGGGTCAGTCGGGCGTCGGTAAATCCAGTATTATCAACCGGGTACTGCCTGATGCGGAAGAGCTGGTAGGTGAAGTGTCAGATAACTCCGGGCTGGGCCAGCACACTACAACCGCAGCCAAGCTGCTGCATTTACCTGCCGGCGGCGATCTGATTGACTCGCCGGGAGTCCGCGAGTTTGGTCTGTGGCATTTGCCGGTGGAACGGGTGACCTGGGGCTTTGTCGAATTTCGTGATTACCTGGGTGGCTGTAAGTTCCGTGACTGCAAGCACCTCAATGATCCGGGCTGCATCATTACCAAGGCTGTGGAAAACGGTGATATCAGTGCAGCCCGCTTTGCCAGCTACCATAAAATTCTCACCTCAATGGAAGAAAACAAACCCAGTCATATTGGCCAGCCGTAA
- the asd gene encoding archaetidylserine decarboxylase (Phosphatidylserine decarboxylase is synthesized as a single chain precursor. Generation of the pyruvoyl active site from a Ser is coupled to cleavage of a Gly-Ser bond between the larger (beta) and smaller (alpha chains). It is an integral membrane protein.): MLDWFKVNLQYILPKHLISLLIGKLASARAGALTTGLIKLFVKQYKVDMSEAMYPQPEHYKTFNEFFTRPLKEGARTIVEDAHTLAHPVDGTVSQFGAIHNDSIFQAKGHNYSLTTLLGGKPELAKPFKGGQFATVYLAPRDYHRIHMPVDGVLTDMIYVPGELFSVNPLTAENIPGLFARNERVIALFDTPVGKMAMVLVGATIVASIETVWAGTVTPPAGQNVQHWQYDTDSEATVRLNKGDELGRFKLGSTIVACFEPDAIDFAGLSAGQVTRLGEAFAHVSGKESADPAPEA, encoded by the coding sequence GTGCTGGACTGGTTTAAAGTTAACCTTCAATACATCTTACCGAAACACCTGATTTCGCTGCTTATCGGTAAGCTAGCCTCAGCCAGAGCTGGTGCGCTGACGACCGGGTTAATCAAACTGTTTGTGAAACAATATAAAGTGGATATGAGCGAAGCCATGTATCCACAGCCTGAGCATTACAAAACCTTCAACGAATTTTTCACCCGCCCGCTTAAAGAAGGCGCGCGTACGATTGTTGAAGATGCGCACACGCTGGCGCATCCGGTCGATGGCACCGTCAGTCAGTTTGGCGCTATTCACAACGACAGCATTTTTCAGGCAAAAGGTCATAACTATTCCCTGACCACCTTGTTAGGCGGTAAGCCAGAGTTGGCCAAGCCATTTAAAGGCGGCCAATTTGCCACCGTATATCTGGCCCCGCGGGATTATCACCGCATTCATATGCCGGTAGACGGTGTACTGACCGACATGATTTATGTGCCTGGTGAACTGTTTTCGGTGAACCCGTTAACTGCAGAAAATATCCCGGGTTTGTTTGCCCGCAACGAACGGGTTATCGCCCTGTTTGACACGCCGGTTGGCAAAATGGCAATGGTGCTGGTGGGTGCCACCATCGTGGCCAGTATTGAAACGGTATGGGCCGGCACGGTGACGCCACCGGCGGGTCAAAATGTGCAGCACTGGCAGTACGATACCGACAGTGAAGCTACCGTTCGACTGAACAAAGGCGATGAACTGGGCCGGTTTAAACTGGGCTCAACCATTGTGGCCTGCTTTGAACCTGATGCGATTGATTTTGCTGGTCTTTCTGCCGGCCAGGTGACCCGACTGGGTGAAGCATTTGCCCATGTCAGTGGTAAGGAATCAGCCGACCCAGCGCCTGAGGCGTAA
- a CDS encoding DMT family transporter translates to MDPVKRSLITLHITVVLLGGTALFSQIIPLSAADITLGRSLFACLALFIFLRLSKENFRLDAPRDYAIATGLGALMALHWVTYFAAMQYAGVSVGMIALFTFPVITVLIEPLFEKSRLAWQDMISAIIVFVGIALIVPESSLNNDVTLGVITGIFSAVLYAIRNLLHRQHFSHYSGAKAMAWQIMVVCVCLIPTLSGSLTGASQTSWWLLAILGTLFTALPHALIAATLVHLKAKTFSLIACMQPFYGVLLAIVLLGEKPGWKALVGGALVISASVYETVNTHKQQKADSKCG, encoded by the coding sequence ATGGATCCGGTTAAACGCAGTCTGATAACCCTGCATATTACGGTTGTGCTGCTTGGCGGCACAGCCCTGTTTTCGCAGATTATCCCTTTATCAGCAGCAGATATCACGCTGGGCCGTTCGTTGTTTGCCTGCCTGGCCCTGTTTATTTTTTTACGCCTGTCTAAAGAAAACTTTCGCTTAGATGCTCCCCGCGACTATGCCATTGCCACCGGGCTTGGCGCCCTCATGGCCCTGCACTGGGTAACCTATTTTGCCGCGATGCAATACGCCGGAGTGTCGGTGGGTATGATTGCGCTGTTCACCTTTCCGGTGATCACCGTGTTAATTGAACCCTTGTTTGAAAAAAGCCGGCTGGCCTGGCAGGACATGATCAGTGCCATTATTGTGTTTGTGGGCATTGCCCTGATTGTGCCGGAAAGCTCATTAAACAATGATGTGACTCTGGGCGTGATAACCGGCATATTCTCAGCGGTGCTGTATGCTATACGCAATCTGCTACACCGCCAGCATTTTTCCCATTATTCGGGGGCCAAGGCCATGGCCTGGCAGATTATGGTGGTCTGTGTATGCCTGATTCCGACGTTGTCCGGCAGTCTGACCGGCGCGAGCCAGACCAGCTGGTGGTTGCTGGCTATTCTGGGCACCTTGTTTACTGCCCTGCCCCATGCGCTGATTGCCGCAACTTTGGTACATTTAAAAGCAAAAACCTTTTCTTTAATTGCATGTATGCAACCCTTTTACGGGGTATTACTGGCCATTGTACTGCTAGGCGAAAAACCAGGCTGGAAAGCCCTGGTTGGCGGGGCGCTGGTCATCTCCGCTTCCGTTTACGAAACCGTTAATACACATAAACAGCAAAAGGCAGACAGCAAATGTGGGTAA
- a CDS encoding glycerophosphodiester phosphodiesterase: MWVIAHRGASQQAPENTLSAFSLALQQGAHGIELDTYQLEDQQVVIHDRFLHRTTNGQGKVTEASVAYLRSLDAGDGKPVPLLSEVMQLLPDNIICNVEIKHLTDAKAWLASLDAAMQHSALRPENLIVSSFNHTWLQDIKVLRPDIQIGALTASYPVNGADFASLLDAYAMHIDMDIVDEDIVRLAHREGLKVLVYTVDDPQDMHKLKSWGVDGIFTNLPELALQEVGA; encoded by the coding sequence ATGTGGGTAATTGCACATCGGGGAGCCAGCCAACAGGCTCCGGAAAATACATTATCAGCTTTTTCTCTGGCCCTGCAACAAGGCGCCCATGGCATCGAACTGGACACCTATCAGCTGGAAGACCAGCAGGTGGTCATTCATGATCGCTTTTTGCACCGTACAACCAATGGGCAGGGCAAGGTTACTGAGGCCAGTGTGGCTTATCTGCGCAGCCTGGATGCCGGCGACGGTAAACCGGTCCCTCTGTTATCTGAGGTGATGCAACTGCTGCCGGATAACATCATATGTAATGTTGAGATTAAACACCTGACTGATGCTAAAGCCTGGCTGGCCTCGTTGGATGCTGCCATGCAACACAGTGCGCTGCGTCCGGAAAATCTGATTGTCTCGTCGTTTAATCACACCTGGCTGCAGGACATCAAAGTACTGCGCCCTGATATACAAATTGGCGCACTGACGGCGTCTTATCCGGTTAACGGGGCTGATTTTGCCAGCCTGCTGGATGCCTATGCCATGCATATCGATATGGATATTGTGGATGAGGACATTGTCCGTCTTGCGCACCGCGAAGGTCTCAAGGTATTGGTGTATACCGTGGATGACCCACAGGACATGCATAAACTGAAAAGCTGGGGCGTAGACGGCATTTTTACTAATCTGCCAGAGCTGGCCTTACAGGAAGTCGGCGCTTAG
- a CDS encoding divergent polysaccharide deacetylase family protein: protein MSRVVGRSLLLILFAGWFSPAGLAASVSLPHPAPRGTITIIIDDIGYRYTDALALSLPPEVTFSVLPNTPLASELALSGHAQGRDIMLHLPMEAHSDRAQGPAALTSDMYPEAISDTTRQALLSLPFAIGVNNHMGSRLTEQWQPMQALMRTLKAHDKFFIDSRTTIGSVAEQAALQAGVPVARRHVFLDNQLDESYMQGQLDRLIKLARKHGSAIGIAHPHPQTIRFLNQALGSVSQYGVALTPVSQLMQQPSVPVADYARKEARTATTAPR, encoded by the coding sequence GTGAGCCGTGTTGTTGGTCGCTCATTGCTACTGATTTTATTTGCTGGCTGGTTTAGTCCGGCCGGTCTGGCCGCCTCCGTTTCCCTGCCACACCCGGCACCCCGTGGCACTATCACCATCATTATCGATGATATCGGTTACCGGTATACTGATGCGCTGGCGCTTAGTCTGCCTCCTGAGGTGACATTTTCAGTGCTACCCAATACCCCGCTGGCCAGCGAACTGGCATTATCCGGGCATGCCCAGGGGCGCGATATCATGCTGCACCTACCCATGGAAGCGCACAGTGACCGTGCGCAGGGTCCGGCAGCCCTGACCAGTGACATGTATCCTGAAGCGATTAGCGATACCACCCGGCAGGCATTGCTCAGCCTGCCGTTTGCGATTGGCGTGAATAATCATATGGGAAGCCGGCTGACCGAGCAGTGGCAGCCAATGCAGGCACTGATGCGAACCTTAAAAGCCCATGATAAATTTTTTATCGATAGTCGCACCACCATTGGTTCGGTGGCTGAACAGGCGGCCTTGCAGGCGGGAGTGCCGGTGGCCCGGCGGCATGTATTTCTGGATAATCAGCTTGATGAGTCGTATATGCAGGGTCAGCTGGACAGGCTGATCAAACTCGCCCGTAAGCACGGCAGTGCCATCGGTATTGCCCATCCGCATCCACAAACCATACGGTTTTTAAATCAGGCCCTGGGCTCGGTGAGTCAGTACGGCGTGGCGCTCACGCCGGTCAGTCAGTTGATGCAGCAACCTTCGGTGCCTGTGGCTGACTATGCCCGAAAAGAAGCCAGGACAGCCACCACGGCGCCGCGCTAA
- a CDS encoding murein hydrolase activator EnvC family protein, which translates to MTNSPKRLVARLLCLCVLVAGWPLSSVQAQDDQQARLAELREQLKQRQATIKANQADARELQNILATSEKEIGEAARRLENTRQAQADNQARQQALLSEQDDLKKAILAQQDLLASQLRSAFMAGNYDYAKMVFYQEEAKSFERILTYYKYVNQARQREITKFKDNVARLEQVNAQLKDKATELSQLVSRQQHQRTELIARQQDREQTLARLNQKIATDEAQVTELQASEEALVAAIEEARRAAERAKTRLDGLAKLKGKLLVPAEGRLRRLFGARRQGEVRWKGVIFEASEGSAVSAISHGQVVYANWLKGFGLVTIVDHGKGYMSVYGHNQALLRQPGDKVQRGEKIALVGQSGGQSSPNLYFEIRHKGKALNPSSWLDL; encoded by the coding sequence ATGACAAACTCTCCAAAACGCCTGGTTGCCCGGCTGTTGTGCCTGTGCGTTTTGGTCGCCGGCTGGCCGCTTAGCAGTGTGCAGGCTCAGGATGATCAGCAGGCCCGGCTGGCCGAATTGCGTGAACAGCTAAAACAGCGTCAGGCAACCATCAAGGCCAATCAGGCAGATGCCCGGGAACTGCAGAATATTTTAGCCACCTCTGAAAAAGAGATCGGCGAAGCTGCCCGCCGGCTGGAAAATACCCGTCAGGCCCAGGCTGACAATCAGGCCCGTCAGCAGGCGCTGCTCAGCGAGCAGGACGATTTAAAAAAAGCCATTCTGGCGCAGCAGGATTTGCTGGCCAGTCAGCTGCGCAGTGCCTTTATGGCAGGCAACTATGATTACGCCAAAATGGTGTTTTATCAGGAAGAAGCCAAATCGTTTGAGCGTATTCTTACCTACTACAAATATGTTAATCAGGCCCGTCAGCGCGAAATCACCAAATTTAAGGATAATGTCGCCCGGCTGGAGCAGGTCAACGCCCAGCTAAAAGACAAGGCTACCGAGCTCAGCCAGCTGGTTAGCCGGCAGCAGCACCAGCGAACAGAACTGATTGCCCGGCAGCAGGACCGGGAACAGACCCTGGCCCGGCTGAATCAGAAAATTGCCACCGACGAGGCCCAGGTCACGGAGTTGCAGGCCAGTGAGGAAGCGCTGGTGGCCGCCATTGAAGAAGCGCGGCGGGCAGCCGAGCGGGCTAAAACCCGGCTCGATGGTCTGGCTAAGCTCAAAGGCAAACTGCTGGTGCCGGCAGAGGGGCGATTACGCCGCTTATTCGGTGCCCGTCGACAGGGTGAGGTGCGCTGGAAAGGGGTCATTTTTGAAGCCTCGGAAGGCAGTGCTGTGAGCGCGATTTCCCATGGACAGGTGGTTTATGCTAACTGGCTCAAGGGCTTTGGTCTGGTAACGATTGTGGATCACGGTAAAGGCTACATGAGCGTATACGGCCACAACCAGGCGCTGCTCAGGCAACCCGGTGACAAAGTGCAGCGTGGCGAAAAAATTGCGCTGGTCGGGCAGTCCGGCGGACAGAGTTCACCTAATCTGTACTTTGAAATTCGCCATAAAGGCAAAGCGCTCAATCCGTCCAGCTGGCTGGACTTGTAA
- the gpmI gene encoding 2,3-bisphosphoglycerate-independent phosphoglycerate mutase, with product MNKPDTVVLAIADGWGLGPPAPGNAIYQARTPVMDALAARAGASKLTASGEAVGVPAGQIGNSEIGHVTMGAGRRVKQSISRIDEAIDTGQFATNPALVASTSALTKGTVLHIVCLLSDAGVHAVLRHIEAALSASHQLSVPVMRLHVITDGRDSAPDSAGTLLAIIETACATYPDCRIASVCGRFWALDRDNNWARTETAWQLMARGHAQRHYATAQQAIEAARREAVTDEFVPPAWIGEAAPMTDGDAVWMLNFRADRARQLAMALGYGQVGHSHDFCHFDITGGPALSSLVTLTRYGGQVPARVAFDVQDVPNTLGQWLSAHGIRQYRIAETEKYAHVTFFFNNGAEAPLSGETRTLVPSPKVTNYAECPQMHIEQVSQQLSAAIESGEYEVIVCNFANADMVGHTGELDAVIQACEAVDKAIGELLAVCQRTGNVLLVTADHGNAEAMLAADGTTPQPAHTTNLVPFYHWGVNLPVRHGGELADIAPTILHLLGLPKPAEMTGISLFGSK from the coding sequence ATGAACAAACCGGATACCGTGGTACTGGCCATCGCGGATGGCTGGGGACTGGGCCCGCCTGCGCCGGGCAATGCAATTTACCAGGCGCGCACGCCGGTAATGGATGCGCTGGCTGCCCGTGCCGGAGCCAGCAAACTGACTGCATCCGGCGAGGCGGTCGGGGTTCCGGCCGGCCAGATCGGTAACTCAGAAATTGGCCATGTCACCATGGGCGCGGGGCGTCGTGTTAAGCAAAGCATCAGCCGTATTGATGAGGCGATTGATACCGGGCAGTTTGCAACCAACCCGGCGCTGGTCGCCTCCACCTCTGCTCTGACAAAAGGCACGGTATTGCATATTGTCTGTTTGTTATCAGATGCCGGTGTTCATGCGGTACTGCGGCACATCGAAGCGGCGCTGTCGGCAAGTCACCAGTTGTCGGTACCTGTAATGCGCCTGCATGTCATTACTGACGGGCGCGACAGCGCACCTGATAGTGCCGGTACGCTGCTCGCCATTATCGAAACAGCCTGTGCAACGTATCCGGACTGCCGGATTGCCTCGGTGTGTGGCCGGTTCTGGGCGCTTGATCGGGACAATAACTGGGCGCGCACTGAGACTGCCTGGCAGCTGATGGCACGGGGACATGCACAAAGACATTATGCTACAGCGCAACAGGCGATTGAGGCAGCCCGGCGCGAAGCCGTGACCGATGAATTTGTGCCGCCTGCATGGATTGGTGAGGCAGCACCGATGACCGACGGTGATGCTGTATGGATGCTGAATTTCCGGGCGGATCGGGCCCGGCAGCTGGCCATGGCGCTGGGGTATGGTCAGGTCGGACATTCTCATGACTTTTGTCATTTTGATATTACAGGCGGACCGGCGCTAAGCAGTCTGGTTACGCTGACCCGATACGGCGGGCAGGTGCCGGCCAGGGTGGCCTTTGATGTTCAGGATGTGCCCAACACATTAGGGCAGTGGCTCTCAGCACACGGTATCCGTCAGTACCGGATTGCGGAGACGGAAAAATATGCGCATGTGACCTTCTTTTTTAATAATGGCGCAGAAGCCCCGCTTAGCGGTGAAACCCGTACCCTGGTGCCATCGCCCAAGGTGACCAACTATGCTGAATGCCCGCAGATGCATATTGAGCAGGTCAGCCAGCAGTTGTCTGCGGCCATCGAAAGCGGTGAATATGAGGTCATTGTCTGCAATTTTGCTAATGCGGATATGGTCGGGCACACCGGTGAGCTAGATGCGGTCATTCAGGCGTGTGAAGCGGTGGATAAGGCCATTGGGGAGCTGCTGGCCGTGTGTCAGCGTACCGGTAATGTGCTGCTGGTCACCGCTGATCATGGTAATGCCGAAGCCATGCTGGCCGCTGATGGCACCACGCCGCAACCGGCGCATACTACCAATTTGGTGCCGTTTTATCACTGGGGCGTGAACCTGCCGGTTCGACATGGCGGCGAGCTGGCGGATATTGCGCCCACCATACTGCACTTGCTGGGGCTGCCAAAACCTGCTGAAATGACGGGCATTTCCTTATTTGGTAGCAAGTAA